From the Manis javanica isolate MJ-LG chromosome 11, MJ_LKY, whole genome shotgun sequence genome, one window contains:
- the RAG2 gene encoding V(D)J recombination-activating protein 2, with amino-acid sequence MSLQMVTVSNNIALIQPGFSLMNFDGQIFFFGQKGWPKRSCPTGVFHFDIQHNHLKLKPTVFSKDSCYLPPLRYPATCTFKGSLESEKHQYIIHGGKTPNNELSDKIYVMSVVCKNNKKVTFRCIEKDLVGDVPEARYGHTIDVVYSRGKSMGVLFGGRSYMPSAQRTTEKWNSVADCLPHVFLVDFEFGCSVSYILPELQDGLSFHVSIARNDTIYILGGHSLANNIRPANLYRIRVDLLLGSPAVNCTVLPGGISVSSAILTQTNKDEFVIVGGYQLENQKRMVCNIVSFDDSKLEIRQMETPDWTPDIKHSKIWFGNNMGNGTVFLGIPGDNKQAASEAFYFYILKCAEDDVNEDQKALTTSQTPTEDPGDSTPFEDSEEFCFSAEAYSFNGDDEFDTYNEDDEEDESETGYWITCCHTCDVDINTWVPFYSTELNKPAMIYCSHGDGHWVHAQCMDLAERTLIHLSEGSNKYYCNEHVEIARALQTPKRVLPLKKPPLKSLHKKGSGKIFTPAKKSFLRRLFD; translated from the coding sequence ATGTCGCTACAGATGGTAACAGTCAGTAACAACATAGCCTTAATtcaaccaggcttctcactcatgAATTTTGATGGgcaaattttcttctttggccaAAAAGGCTGGCCCAAGAGGTCCTGCCCCACTGGAGTTTTCCATTTTGATATACAGCATAACCATCTCAAACTGAAGCCTACAGTTTTCTCTAAGGATTCCTGCTATCTTCCTCCTCTTCGCTACCCAGCCACGTGCACATTCAAAGGCAGCTTAGAGTCGGAAAAACATCAGTACATCATCCATGGAGGGAAAACACCAAACAATGAACTTTCAGATAAGATTTATGTCATGTCTGTTGTTtgcaagaacaacaaaaaagttaCTTTTCGCTGCATAGAGAAAGACTTGGTAGGAGATGTTCCTGAAGCCAGATATGGTCATACCATTGATGTGGTATATAGTCGAGGGAAAAGCATGGGTGTTCTCTTTGGAGGACGGTCATACATGCCTTCTGCCCAAAGAACCACAGAAAAATGGAATAGCGTAGCTGACTGCCTGCCCCATGTTTTCTTGGTAGATTTTGAATTTGGGTGCTCTGTGTCATACATTCTTCCAGAACTTCAGGATGGGCTATCTTTTCATGTCTCCATTGCCAGAAATGATACCATTTATATTTTAGGAGGACATTCACTTGCCAATAACATCCGCCCTGCCAACCTATACAGAATAAGGGTTGATCTCCTCCTGGGTAGCCCAGCTGTGAATTGCACAGTTTTGCCAGGAGGAATCTCTGTCTCCAGTGCAATCTTGACTCAAACAAACAAGGATGAATTTGTTATTGTTGGTGGCTATCAACTTGAAAATCAAAAAAGAATGGTCTGTAATATTGTCTCTTTTGACGACAGCAAGCTAGAAATTCGTCAGATGGAGACCCCAGATTGGACCCCTGATATTAAGCACAGCAAGATATGGTTTGGGAACAACATGggaaatggaactgttttccttgGCATACCAGGAGACAATAAACAGGCTGCTTCAGAAGCATTCTATTTCTATATACTGAAATGTGCTGAAGATGATGTAAATGAAGATCAGAAAGCACTCACAACTAGTCAGACACCAACAGAAGACCCAGGGGACTCTACTCCCTTTGAAGACTCAGAAGAATTTTGTTTCAGTGCAGAAGCATATAGTTTCAACGGTGATGATGAATTTGACACCTATAATGAAGATGATGAGGAAGATGAGTCTGAAACAGGCTACTGGATTACATGCTGCCATACTTGTGATGTGGATATCAACACTTGGGTACCATTTTATTCAACTGAACTCAACAAACCTGCCATGATCTATTGCTCTCATGGAGATGGGCACTGGGTCCATGCCCAGTGCATGGATCTGGCAGAACGTACACTCATCCATCTGTCAGAAGGAAGCAACAAGTATTACTGCAATGAGCATGTGGAGATAGCAAGAGCACTGCAAACCCCCAAAAGAGTCCTACCCTTGAAAAAACCCCCATTGAAATCCCTCCACAAGAAAGGCTCTGGGAAAATTTTTACTCCTGCCAAAAAATCCTTTCTTAGAAGGTTGTTTGACTAG
- the RAG1 gene encoding V(D)J recombination-activating protein 1: MAVSWPHTLGLSSAPDEIQHPHIKFSEWKFKLFRVRSFEKAPKEAQMEKKDSSEGKPSLEQSPAVLDKAGGQKPTLTQPALKVHPQFSKKFHEDGKARDKAIHQANLRHLCRICGNSFTTDGHNRRYPVHGPVDSKTQVLLRKKEKRVPSWPDLIAKVFQIDVKADVDWIHPTEFCHSCWNIMHRKLSSAPHEVYFPRNAAMEWHPHTPSCNVCHTTLRGLKRKGHQPNVQLSKKLKTVADQERRAHQCKKRARKRISSKGVMKKISNCSNIHLSTKLLAVDFPKHFVKSISCQICEHILADPVETSCKHVFCRICILRCLKVMGSYCPSCRYPCFPTDLESPVKSFLSILNSLMVKCPAKECNEEVSLEKYNHHVSQHKESKETFVHINRGGRPRQHLLSLTRRAQKHRLRELKLQVKTFADREEGGDVKSVCLTLFLLVLRARNEHRQADELEAIMQGRGSGLQPAVCLAIRVNTFLSCSQYHKMYRTVKAITGRQIFQPLHALRNAEKVLLPGYHPFEWQPALKNVSSSTDVGIIDGLSGLSSSVDDYPVDTIAKRFRYDSALVSALMDMEEDILEGMKAQDLDDYLNGPFTVVVKESCDGMGDVSEKHGSGPVVPEKAVRFSFTVMQITIARGSQNVKVFEEAKPNSELCCKPLCLMLADESDHETLTAILSPLIAEREAMKSSELMLEMGGILRTFKFIFRGTGYDEKLVREVEGLEASGSVYICTLCDATRLEASQNLVFHSITRSHAENLERYEVWRSNPYHESAEALRDRVKGVSAKPFIETVPSIDALHCDIGNAAEFYKIFQLEIGEVYKNPNASKEERKRWQATLDKHLRKKMNLKPIMRMNGNFARKLMTKETVEAVCELIPAEERHEALRELMDLYLKMKPVWRSSCPAKECPEFLCQYSFNSQRFAELLSTKFKYRYEGKITNYFHKTLAHVPELIERDGSIGAWASEGNESGNKLFRRFRKMNARQSKCYEMEDVLKHHWLYTSKYLQKFMNAHDALKNSGLNVNSQASLGDPLDLEDSLETQDAMEF; this comes from the coding sequence ATGGCTGTTTCTTGGCCACACACCCTGGGACTAAGTTCTGCCCCAGATGAAATCCAGCACCCACATATTAAATTTTCAGAATGGAAATTTAAGCTATTCAGGGTAAGATCCTTTGAAAAGGCACCCAAAGAAGctcaaatggaaaagaaagattcCTCGGAGGGGAAACCCTCTCTAGAGCAATCTCCAGCTGTGCTGGACAAGGCTGGTGGTCAGAAGCCAACCCTAACTCAACCAGCACTAAAGGTCCACCCTCAGTTTTCAAAGAAATTCCATGAGGATGGAAAAGCGAGAGACAAAGCAATCCACCAGGCTAACCTTCGACATCTCTGCCGCATCTGTGGGAATTCTTTTACTACCGATGGGCACAATAGGAGATATCCAGTCCATGGGCCTGTGGATAGTAAAACTCAAGTCCTTTTacgaaagaaggaaaagagagtccCTTCCTGGCCAGACCTCATTGCCAAGGTTTTCCAGATCGATGTGAAGGCAGATGTTGACTGGATCCACCCCACTGAGTTCTGCCATTCCTGCTGGAACATCATGCACAGGAAGCTTAGCAGTGCCCCACATGAGGTTTACTTCCCAAGGAACGCAGCCATGGAGTGGCACCCCCACACTCCATCCTGTAACGTCTGCCACACCACCCTTCGGGGACTCAAGAGGAAGGGTCATCAGCCAAATGTGCAGCTCAGCAAGAAACTCAAAACTGTGGCTGACCAAGAAAGACGAGCTCATCAGTGCAAGAAGAGAGCTCGGAAAAGGATCAGCAGCAAGGGAGTGATGAAGAAGATCTCCAACTGCAGTAATATACATCTTAGCACCAAGCTTCTTGCAGTGGATTTCCCAAAACACTTTGTGAAATCTATATCCTGCCAGATTTGTGAACACATTCTGGCTGATCCTGTGGAGACTAGCTGTAAGCATGTATTTTGCAGGATCTGCATTCTCAGATGCCTCAAAGTCATGGGTAGCTATTGTCCCTCTTGCCGCTATCCTTGCTTCCCTACTGACCTGGAGAGTCCAGTGAAGTCCTTTCTGAGCATCTTGAATTCCCTGATGGTAAAATGTCCAGCTAAAGAGTGCAATGAGGAGGTCAGCTTGGAAAAATATAATCACCATGTCTCACAGCACAAGGAATCAAAAGAGACTTTTGTGCATATTAATAGAGGGGGCCGGCCCCGCCAGCATCTCCTGTCACTGACCCGGAGGGCTCAGAAGCACCGCCTGAGGGAGCTCAAGCTGCAAGTCAAGACTTTTGCTGACAGAGAAGAAGGTGGAGATGTGAAGTCTGTGTGCCTGACCTTGTTCCTGCTGGTGCTGCGGGCGAGGAATGAGCACAGACAAGCCGATGAGCTGGAGGCCATCATGCAGGGCCGGGGCTCTGGCCTGCAGCCAGCTGTGTGCTTGGCCATCCGTGTCAACACCTTCCTCAGCTGCAGTCAGTACCATAAGATGTACAGGACTGTGAAAGCCATCACCGGGAGGCAGATTTTTCAGCCTTTGCACGCCTTACGGAATGCCGAGAAAGTCCTTCTGCCAGGCTACCACCCCTTTGAGTGGCAGCCAGCTCTGAAGAATGTGTCTTCCAGCACTGACGTCGGCATTATTGATGGACTGTCTGGACTGTCCTCCTCTGTGGACGATTACCCAGTGGACACCATAGCCAAGCGGTTCCGCTACGATTCAGCTTTGGTGTCTGCTTTGATGGACATGGAAGAAGACATCCTGGAAGGCATGAAAGCCCAAGATCTTGATGACTACCTGAATGGCCCCTTCACTGTGGTGGTGAAGGAGTCTTGTGATGGAATGGGAGATGTGAGTGAGAAGCACGGGAGTGGACCAGTAGTTCCGGAAAAGGCAGTTCGGTTTTCATTCACAGTCATGCAAATTACCATAGCACGTGGCTCACAGAATGTGAAGGTGTTCGAAGAAGCCAAACCTAACTCTGAACTGTGTTGCAAGCCCCTGTGCCTCATGCTGGCAGATGAATCTGACCACGAGACCCTGACGGCCATCCTGAGCCCTCTCATTGCCGAGAGGGAGGCCATGAAGAGCAGTGAATTAATGCTGGAGATGGGAGGCATCCTCCGGACTTTCAAGTTCATCTTCAGGGGCACCGGATATGATGAGAAACTGGTCCGGGAAGTGGAAGGCCTGGAGGCTTCTGGCTCAGTCTACATCTGTACTCTATGCGACGCCACCCGCCTGGAAGCCTCTCAAAATCTTGTTTTCCACTCCATCACCAGAAGCCACGCGGAGAACCTGGAGCGTTATGAGGTCTGGCGTTCCAACCCGTACCATGAGTCTGCCGAAGCACTGCGGGATAGGGTGAAAGGGGTCTCTGCCAAACCCTTCATTGAGACAGTCCCTTCCATCGACGCTCTCCACTGTGACATCGGCAATGCTGCTGAGTTCTACAAGATTTTCCAGCTAGAAATAGGGGAGGTGTATAAGAATCCCAATGCCtccaaggaggaaaggaaaagatggcAGGCTACCTTGGACAAGCATCTCCGGAAGAAGATGAACCTGAAACCAATCATGAGGATGAATGGCAACTTTGCCAGGAAGCTCATGACCAAAGAGACGGTTGAAGCAGTCTGTGAACTAATTCCCGCTGAGGAGAGGCACGAAGCCCTGAGGGAGCTGATGGACCTTTACCTGAAGATGAAACCCGTATGGAGATCATCATGCCCTGCTAAAGAGTGCCCAGAATTCCTCTGCCAGTATAGTTTCAATTCACAGCGCTTTGCTGAGCTCCTTTCTACTAAGTTCAAGTACAGATATGAGGGCAAAATCACCAATTATTTTCACAAAACCTTGGCACACGTCCCAGAACTTATTGAGAGGGATGGCTCTATTGGGGCATGGGCAAGTGAGGGAAATGAGTCTGGCAACAAACTGTTCAGGCGCTTCCGGAAAATGAATGCCAGGCAGTCCAAGTGCTATGAAATGGAAGATGTCTTGAAACATCACTGGCTATATACCTCCAAATACCTGCAGAAGTTTATGAATGCTCATGATGCATTAAAAAACTCTGGGCTTAACGTAAACTCACAGGCAAGCTTAGGGGATCCATTAGACCTAGAGGACTCTCTGGAAACTCAAGATGCAATGGAATTTTGA